A genomic window from Streptomyces sp. NBC_01429 includes:
- a CDS encoding MerR family transcriptional regulator → MRIGELASRAGVSIRSLRYYEEQGLLASVRSTGGQRHYREDVVERVAFIQRLYAAGLSSSTIAELLPCAYAPSEANSDAAMERMAQERERLSRHIADLVRTRDTLDGLMATAREHRETLRPSVAGP, encoded by the coding sequence GTGCGTATCGGAGAGCTGGCGTCACGGGCCGGAGTGAGCATCCGGTCCTTGCGCTATTACGAGGAGCAGGGTCTGCTCGCCAGCGTCCGCAGCACCGGCGGGCAGCGGCATTACCGGGAGGACGTCGTCGAACGGGTGGCGTTCATCCAGCGCCTGTACGCCGCGGGGCTCTCCAGCAGCACCATCGCCGAGCTGCTGCCCTGCGCCTACGCGCCCAGCGAGGCGAATTCCGACGCCGCCATGGAGCGCATGGCGCAGGAGCGCGAGCGGCTCTCGCGGCACATCGCCGACCTCGTCCGCACCCGGGACACCCTCGACGGGCTGATGGCCACGGCCCGGGAACACCGCGAGACCCTGCGGCCGTCGGTGGCCGGACCGTAG
- a CDS encoding alkene reductase, with translation MTLFSSYRLGGLTLPNRVVMAPMTRVRAAAGGLATPSMATYYAQRATAGLIVSEGVQPSLIGQSNPGTPGLHTDEQVTAWRPVTAAVHANGGRIFAQLMHGGRVSHPETIGTRPVGPSAVAAVGDVFTPSGPQPAPVPRALETAEVPEHAESYGAAARRAVDAGFDGVELHGANGYLISQFLSSNGNLRSDRYGGSVANRIRFAVEAVSATVEAVGADRTGIRLSPGGGFWGVEEHDALQLHTALLTELARLEVAYVHLEATIGDDVLRDLRRAWPGTLVMNPVFPMGPKQTERADADRWLGLGADLISFGRGFIANPDLVERLRTGLPVAPVDEATYYQGGDAGYLTYPAYQHAA, from the coding sequence ATGACCCTTTTCAGCAGCTACCGGCTCGGCGGACTGACCCTGCCCAACCGCGTGGTGATGGCCCCGATGACACGGGTCCGGGCCGCCGCCGGCGGTCTGGCGACGCCGTCGATGGCGACGTACTACGCCCAGCGGGCGACGGCCGGGCTGATCGTGAGCGAGGGGGTGCAGCCGAGCCTGATCGGGCAGTCCAACCCGGGGACACCGGGGCTGCACACCGACGAGCAGGTCACCGCGTGGCGCCCGGTGACCGCCGCCGTGCACGCCAACGGCGGACGGATCTTCGCGCAGCTCATGCACGGCGGACGGGTCTCCCACCCCGAGACGATCGGAACCCGGCCGGTCGGGCCCTCGGCCGTGGCCGCCGTCGGTGACGTGTTCACCCCCTCGGGCCCGCAGCCCGCGCCGGTGCCGCGCGCCCTGGAGACCGCCGAGGTGCCCGAGCACGCGGAGTCGTACGGCGCGGCCGCCCGGCGCGCCGTCGACGCGGGCTTCGACGGCGTGGAGCTGCACGGCGCCAACGGCTACCTCATCTCGCAGTTCCTGTCGTCCAACGGCAACCTGCGCTCGGACCGCTACGGCGGCTCGGTGGCCAACCGGATCCGGTTCGCCGTCGAGGCGGTGTCCGCGACCGTCGAGGCCGTCGGCGCCGACAGGACCGGCATCCGCCTCTCCCCGGGCGGCGGGTTCTGGGGAGTGGAGGAGCACGACGCGCTCCAGCTCCACACCGCGCTGCTGACCGAGCTGGCCCGCCTGGAGGTCGCGTACGTCCACCTCGAAGCCACCATCGGCGACGACGTGCTGCGCGACCTGCGCCGCGCGTGGCCCGGCACCCTCGTCATGAACCCGGTGTTCCCGATGGGGCCGAAGCAGACCGAGCGGGCCGACGCCGACCGCTGGCTCGGCCTCGGCGCCGACCTCATCAGCTTCGGCCGCGGCTTCATCGCCAACCCCGACCTGGTCGAGCGGCTGCGTACGGGACTCCCGGTCGCGCCCGTCGACGAGGCCACGTACTACCAGGGCGGTGACGCGGGTTATCTGACCTACCCGGCGTATCAGCACGCGGCCTGA
- a CDS encoding exo-beta-N-acetylmuramidase NamZ family protein, translating to MNLSRRGLLGAGGMAGALAVSGASSAHAGDAHPGDAHAGDAHPGHARPGHARPGDAARVRTGFDRLAADGYQRLSGQKVGVVTNPTGITPDVRHIVDVMHADRRVDLIAVFGPEHGFRGTAQAGGSEGRYDDPATGLPVYDTYLKSGGPLADVFTASGVDTVVFDIQDAGARFYTYIWTLYDCMEAAAGAGKRFVVLDRPNPVTGRAALGPVLRREFATFVGREPIAQAHGMTVTELARLFNGEFLARPVQLETVPMSGWRRGDFFDATGLPWVPPSPNMPTPDTALVYAGTCLFEGTNLSEGRGTTRPFELLGAEGIDGRWAEAANALSLPGVRLREAYFAPTFSKFEGRTVGGVQLHVHDRAAFDPVRTAIALLVTARRTWSGFAWRADHWIDKLTGSTGVRTMIDAGADTDEIVGAWRDELAAFRAVRRQYLLYR from the coding sequence ATGAACCTGTCCAGACGGGGCCTGCTGGGCGCGGGCGGGATGGCGGGAGCACTGGCGGTGAGCGGCGCGTCCTCCGCACACGCCGGAGACGCGCACCCCGGCGACGCGCACGCCGGAGACGCGCACCCCGGTCACGCGCGCCCCGGTCACGCGCGCCCCGGCGACGCGGCGCGCGTACGCACCGGCTTCGACCGGCTCGCCGCCGACGGCTACCAACGGCTGTCGGGGCAGAAGGTCGGCGTCGTCACCAACCCGACCGGGATCACCCCCGACGTACGCCACATCGTGGACGTCATGCACGCCGACCGACGGGTCGACCTGATCGCGGTCTTCGGCCCGGAACACGGCTTCCGGGGGACGGCCCAGGCGGGCGGCTCCGAGGGGCGGTACGACGATCCGGCGACCGGGCTGCCGGTCTACGACACGTACCTGAAGAGCGGCGGGCCGCTGGCGGACGTCTTCACCGCCTCCGGCGTCGACACCGTCGTCTTCGACATCCAGGACGCGGGCGCCCGTTTCTACACGTACATCTGGACGCTGTACGACTGCATGGAGGCGGCGGCCGGGGCGGGCAAGCGCTTCGTCGTGCTGGACCGGCCCAATCCGGTGACCGGGCGCGCGGCCCTCGGGCCGGTCCTGCGCCGCGAGTTCGCCACCTTCGTCGGCCGCGAGCCGATCGCCCAGGCGCACGGCATGACCGTCACGGAGCTGGCGCGGCTGTTCAACGGCGAGTTCCTGGCGCGGCCCGTACAGCTGGAGACCGTCCCCATGTCGGGCTGGCGGCGCGGTGACTTCTTCGACGCGACAGGGCTGCCCTGGGTGCCGCCGAGCCCCAACATGCCCACCCCCGACACCGCACTGGTCTACGCGGGGACCTGCCTCTTCGAGGGCACGAACCTCTCGGAGGGCCGCGGTACCACCCGCCCGTTCGAACTGCTGGGCGCGGAGGGCATCGACGGGAGGTGGGCCGAGGCGGCCAACGCCCTGTCCCTGCCGGGCGTGCGCCTGCGCGAGGCGTACTTCGCGCCGACGTTCTCCAAGTTCGAGGGCCGCACCGTCGGCGGCGTACAGCTGCACGTCCACGACCGCGCGGCCTTCGACCCGGTGCGCACCGCGATCGCCCTGCTGGTGACGGCGAGGCGGACATGGAGCGGCTTCGCCTGGCGCGCCGACCACTGGATCGACAAGCTGACCGGCTCCACCGGCGTCCGTACGATGATCGACGCGGGCGCGGACACGGACGAGATCGTCGGGGCCTGGCGGGACGAACTGGCCGCGTTCCGCGCCGTACGACGGCAGTACCTGCTCTACCGGTGA
- a CDS encoding SDR family oxidoreductase, with translation MDAVRGARVVVTGAGGGIGAALARRFAAEGARVVVNDLDAEKASAVAAEIGAVAVPGDASLIVEDAREALGGTVDIYCANAGVGSPPGRTLPDDEVWATAWDVNVMAHVRASRALIPAWLERGSGRFVSTVSAAGLLTMIGEAPYSVTKHGALAYAEWLALTYRHRGLKVHAICPQGVRTDMLISTGSAGELVLMPTAIEPEAVADALFAAMAEDRFLVLPHPEVAGYFRARAGDTDRWLKSMNGVQRTWEEGGA, from the coding sequence ATGGACGCGGTACGCGGTGCGCGGGTTGTGGTCACGGGGGCGGGCGGCGGCATCGGCGCCGCGCTCGCCCGCAGATTCGCCGCCGAGGGGGCCCGGGTGGTGGTCAACGACCTCGACGCGGAGAAGGCCAGTGCCGTCGCCGCCGAGATCGGTGCCGTCGCGGTTCCCGGCGATGCCTCCCTGATCGTCGAGGACGCCCGCGAGGCGCTCGGCGGCACCGTCGACATCTACTGCGCCAACGCCGGAGTCGGCTCGCCACCCGGCCGTACGCTGCCCGACGACGAGGTCTGGGCGACGGCCTGGGACGTCAACGTGATGGCGCACGTTCGGGCGAGCCGGGCGCTCATCCCGGCCTGGCTGGAGCGCGGCAGCGGCCGGTTCGTCTCCACCGTCTCCGCCGCCGGGCTGCTCACCATGATCGGCGAGGCGCCTTACAGTGTCACCAAGCACGGCGCCCTCGCGTACGCGGAATGGCTCGCGCTGACCTACCGGCACCGGGGCCTCAAGGTCCACGCCATCTGTCCGCAGGGGGTCCGTACGGACATGCTCATCTCCACCGGAAGCGCCGGGGAACTGGTGCTGATGCCGACCGCCATCGAACCCGAGGCCGTTGCCGACGCCTTGTTCGCGGCCATGGCGGAGGATCGTTTCCTCGTACTGCCGCACCCCGAGGTGGCCGGTTACTTCCGGGCGCGCGCCGGTGACACCGATCGCTGGCTGAAGTCCATGAACGGGGTCCAGCGCACCTGGGAAGAGGGCGGCGCATGA
- a CDS encoding class I adenylate-forming enzyme family protein produces the protein MTPAPDGGIRDNGQDTGGSVYAAQPWLGLLSAAQRAPLDPPPSVVHAFRAAAARVPGRTALAYFDGRLDYRETDALSDSVAGHLAARGLEPGDRVAIMLQNTPHFVLALLGAWKAGAVVVPVNPMYKSAEVAHVLRDAEATAVICADRGWDAFLRDTAAASPVRIALTACELDFQTRDDTRVLGFTRQPPPGDADDLLAVARAGLAAPAGRDPAAGDTALISYTSGTSGTPKGAMNAHGNIMYNAERQRTGHPVDEGSCYFALAPLFHITGLVCELAACFANAGTLALAYRFHPGVVLDAFAEHRPAYTVGPSTAFMALAAHPDVTREHFSSFRVISSGGAPLPPALVEKFRADIGPYIRNGYGLTECTAPCAAVPPERFAPVDPVSGTLSVGAPGPDTVVRIIDERGADVPFGEQGEIAVRGPQVVSGYWRAPGATAATFPDGELRTGDIGFMDRDGWLYVVDRKKDMINASGFKVWPREVEDVLYGHPEVREAAVVGVPDAYRGESVKAYVSLRPGATVDPGELRAYCRERLAAYKYPREVEILPELPKTTSGKILRRELRSLP, from the coding sequence ATGACCCCGGCACCGGACGGCGGGATACGCGACAACGGCCAGGACACGGGCGGTTCGGTCTACGCGGCCCAGCCCTGGCTCGGCCTGCTCAGCGCGGCCCAGCGGGCCCCCCTCGACCCACCGCCCTCCGTCGTCCACGCCTTCCGGGCCGCCGCCGCCCGCGTACCCGGGCGCACCGCGCTCGCCTACTTCGACGGCCGCCTCGACTACCGCGAGACCGACGCGCTGTCCGACTCCGTGGCGGGCCATCTCGCCGCCCGGGGCCTGGAGCCGGGCGACCGGGTCGCGATCATGCTCCAGAACACCCCGCACTTCGTCCTCGCGCTGCTCGGCGCCTGGAAGGCCGGCGCGGTCGTCGTACCGGTCAACCCCATGTACAAGTCCGCCGAGGTCGCCCATGTCCTGCGGGACGCCGAGGCGACGGCGGTGATCTGCGCGGACCGCGGCTGGGACGCCTTCCTGCGCGACACGGCCGCCGCCTCGCCCGTACGGATCGCCCTCACCGCCTGCGAGCTGGACTTCCAGACCCGCGACGACACCCGCGTCCTCGGCTTCACGCGGCAGCCCCCGCCCGGCGACGCCGACGACCTGCTGGCCGTCGCCCGCGCCGGTCTCGCCGCGCCCGCCGGCCGCGATCCGGCCGCCGGTGACACGGCGCTGATCAGCTACACGTCCGGTACGAGCGGCACCCCCAAGGGCGCCATGAACGCCCACGGCAACATCATGTACAACGCCGAGCGCCAGCGGACCGGCCACCCCGTGGACGAGGGCTCCTGCTACTTCGCCCTCGCGCCCCTCTTCCACATCACCGGCCTGGTCTGCGAACTGGCCGCCTGCTTCGCCAACGCCGGCACCCTGGCCCTGGCCTACCGCTTCCACCCCGGCGTGGTCCTCGACGCCTTCGCCGAGCACCGGCCCGCGTACACCGTCGGCCCCTCCACCGCCTTCATGGCGCTCGCCGCCCACCCGGACGTCACCCGCGAGCACTTCTCCTCGTTCCGGGTGATCTCCTCGGGCGGCGCGCCACTGCCGCCCGCGCTGGTCGAGAAGTTCCGCGCGGACATCGGCCCGTACATCCGCAACGGTTACGGGCTCACCGAGTGCACCGCGCCCTGCGCCGCCGTACCCCCCGAGAGGTTCGCGCCGGTGGATCCGGTCTCCGGCACGCTCTCGGTGGGCGCGCCGGGGCCCGACACGGTCGTGCGGATCATCGACGAGCGGGGCGCTGACGTGCCCTTCGGCGAGCAGGGCGAGATCGCGGTACGCGGCCCGCAGGTCGTCTCCGGCTACTGGCGGGCGCCCGGGGCGACCGCCGCCACGTTCCCGGACGGCGAACTGCGCACCGGTGACATCGGCTTCATGGACCGCGACGGCTGGCTCTACGTGGTCGACCGCAAGAAGGACATGATCAACGCCTCCGGATTCAAGGTGTGGCCGCGCGAGGTCGAGGACGTGCTCTACGGCCACCCCGAGGTGCGCGAGGCGGCCGTGGTCGGCGTCCCCGACGCCTACCGGGGCGAGAGCGTGAAGGCGTACGTCAGCCTGCGCCCCGGCGCCACGGTGGACCCCGGCGAACTGCGCGCGTACTGCCGCGAGCGGCTCGCCGCGTACAAGTACCCGCGCGAGGTCGAGATCCTGCCCGAGCTGCCCAAGACCACGAGTGGGAAGATCCTCAGACGGGAACTGCGTTCCCTGCCGTAG
- a CDS encoding TetR/AcrR family transcriptional regulator produces the protein MARTTDGDGTPVPQRLLAAATRLFAERGYDRTSVQEIVEAAGVTKGALYHYFGSKEDLLQEVYARVLRLQQERLDAFADADGPVERRLRAAAADVVVTTIENLDDAAIFFRSMHHLSPEKNKRVRQERRRYHERFRALVEEGQRGGVFSTATPADLVVDYHFGSVHHLSTWYRPDGPLTPQQVADHLADLLLRALRP, from the coding sequence ATGGCGAGAACGACGGACGGGGACGGCACCCCCGTACCCCAGCGGCTGCTGGCCGCCGCCACCCGGCTGTTCGCCGAGCGCGGCTACGACCGCACCTCGGTCCAGGAGATCGTCGAGGCGGCGGGGGTCACCAAGGGCGCGCTCTACCACTACTTCGGCTCCAAGGAGGATCTCCTCCAGGAGGTCTACGCCCGCGTGCTCCGGCTCCAGCAGGAGCGCCTGGACGCCTTCGCCGACGCCGACGGGCCGGTGGAGCGCCGACTGCGCGCCGCCGCGGCGGACGTCGTCGTGACGACGATCGAGAACCTGGACGACGCCGCGATCTTCTTCCGCTCCATGCACCACCTGAGCCCGGAGAAGAACAAGCGGGTACGGCAGGAACGGCGCCGCTACCACGAGCGATTCCGCGCGCTGGTCGAGGAGGGCCAGCGCGGCGGCGTCTTCTCCACCGCCACCCCCGCCGACCTGGTGGTGGACTACCACTTCGGCTCGGTCCACCACCTGTCCACCTGGTACCGCCCGGACGGCCCGCTCACCCCGCAGCAGGTCGCGGACCACCTCGCGGACCTGCTGCTGCGGGCACTGCGTCCATAA
- a CDS encoding helix-turn-helix transcriptional regulator: MNTERVDFGSYGYRSESSGMHGCESAGVAMGTALWRDYAHMLGLAVSVLERADPEPHWPLVLSELARGLHAPAVSLSEFHRAKRTGRVVSWKSAGDVSREYLDSLAVRHVRLGNPLVEHYATSGDRTPRSASRIKGERAWLRSESHSLARGTLGAHMLGIPLPAPAGAARGFVLHHVRDDFTPEELAYARRVQPLLVSIDAHYRALAQWREAAARVPAGPVGSGPVATAPAPPAERAAEEGITPRQFAVLTLLAKALPATAIAHRLHISPRTAHKHIESLYRRLGTCDRLSTVMRAQSLGLLPPPSADY, from the coding sequence ATGAACACGGAGCGTGTCGATTTCGGTTCGTACGGCTACCGTTCGGAGTCGTCGGGGATGCACGGGTGCGAGAGTGCGGGGGTGGCGATGGGCACGGCCCTGTGGCGTGATTACGCCCATATGCTGGGGCTCGCCGTCTCCGTCCTGGAGCGGGCCGACCCGGAGCCGCACTGGCCCCTCGTGCTCTCCGAGCTGGCCCGGGGGCTGCACGCGCCGGCCGTCTCCCTCTCGGAGTTCCACCGCGCGAAGCGCACCGGGCGGGTGGTCTCCTGGAAGTCCGCCGGCGATGTCTCCCGGGAGTATCTGGACTCCCTCGCGGTGCGCCATGTCCGCCTGGGCAACCCGCTCGTGGAGCACTACGCCACGAGCGGGGACCGTACGCCCCGGTCGGCCAGTCGGATCAAGGGCGAGCGGGCCTGGCTGCGCAGTGAGAGCCACAGCCTGGCCCGGGGCACACTCGGCGCCCATATGCTCGGCATCCCGCTGCCCGCGCCCGCGGGAGCCGCCCGGGGCTTCGTACTCCACCATGTCCGGGACGACTTCACCCCGGAGGAACTCGCCTACGCCCGCCGGGTGCAGCCGCTGCTCGTGAGCATCGACGCCCACTACCGCGCTCTCGCCCAGTGGCGCGAAGCCGCCGCCCGGGTCCCGGCGGGGCCCGTCGGGTCCGGCCCGGTCGCGACGGCTCCCGCTCCACCGGCCGAACGGGCGGCGGAGGAGGGGATCACACCACGTCAGTTCGCCGTGCTCACCCTGCTCGCGAAGGCGCTGCCCGCCACCGCGATCGCCCATCGGCTGCACATCTCACCGCGCACCGCCCACAAGCACATCGAATCCCTCTATCGGCGGCTGGGCACGTGCGACCGGCTCTCCACGGTCATGCGTGCCCAGTCGCTCGGCCTGCTCCCGCCGCCGTCGGCGGACTACTGA
- a CDS encoding acyl-CoA dehydrogenase family protein, which yields MDFAFDARTEELRTRLLAFMDERVYPAEAVAQEQRSRLADPWDTPAVVAELKEEARRRGLWNLFLPDQEYGAGLTNLQYAPLAEITGHSPQLAPTALNCAAPDTGNMEVLAQFGSAEQRKQWLEPLLAGEIRSAFAMTEPEVASSDATNIRTVIRRDGDDYVIDGRKWYISGAMNPECAIFIVMGKTDPDGADPRRQQSMILVPRDTPGLEVRRAMRVYGYEDHAHGGHAEVVFDQVRVPAANLVGEEGGGFAIAQARLGPGRIHHCMRLIGMAERTIELMCRRAVSRTAFGKTLAQQGVVQNWIADARVTVEQLRLLVLKTAWLMDTVGNRGAHTEIQAIKIATPRAVVDIIDSAVQLYGAGGVSQDSPLAELWASARTLRLADGPDEVHQRSLARRELKKHLQ from the coding sequence ATGGACTTCGCATTCGACGCCCGCACCGAAGAACTGCGCACCCGGCTGCTCGCCTTCATGGACGAGCGGGTGTACCCGGCCGAGGCCGTCGCGCAGGAGCAGCGCTCGCGGCTGGCCGACCCCTGGGACACCCCGGCGGTCGTGGCTGAGCTGAAGGAGGAGGCGCGCCGACGGGGGCTGTGGAACCTCTTCCTGCCCGATCAGGAGTACGGCGCCGGGCTGACGAACCTCCAGTACGCGCCGCTCGCCGAGATCACCGGCCACTCGCCGCAGCTGGCCCCCACCGCGCTGAACTGCGCGGCGCCCGACACCGGGAACATGGAGGTGCTCGCTCAGTTCGGCTCCGCCGAGCAGCGCAAGCAGTGGCTGGAGCCGCTGCTCGCGGGCGAGATCCGGTCGGCGTTCGCGATGACGGAGCCCGAGGTGGCCTCGTCGGACGCCACGAACATCCGCACGGTGATCAGGCGCGACGGTGACGACTACGTCATCGACGGCCGCAAGTGGTACATCTCCGGGGCCATGAACCCGGAGTGCGCGATCTTCATCGTGATGGGCAAGACCGACCCGGACGGCGCCGATCCGCGCCGCCAGCAGTCGATGATCCTGGTCCCGCGCGACACCCCGGGGCTCGAAGTCCGCCGCGCCATGCGGGTGTACGGGTACGAGGACCACGCGCACGGCGGCCATGCCGAGGTCGTCTTCGACCAGGTCCGGGTGCCCGCCGCCAACCTCGTCGGGGAGGAGGGCGGCGGCTTCGCCATCGCCCAGGCCCGGCTGGGCCCCGGCCGTATCCACCACTGCATGCGGCTGATCGGGATGGCCGAGCGCACCATCGAGCTGATGTGCCGCCGGGCCGTGTCCCGTACGGCCTTCGGCAAGACGCTCGCCCAGCAGGGCGTGGTCCAGAACTGGATCGCGGACGCCCGGGTGACCGTCGAGCAGCTGCGGCTGCTGGTCCTCAAGACGGCCTGGCTGATGGACACCGTGGGCAACCGGGGCGCGCACACGGAGATCCAGGCCATCAAGATCGCCACCCCCCGCGCGGTGGTCGACATCATCGACTCGGCCGTCCAGCTGTACGGCGCGGGCGGCGTCAGTCAGGACTCCCCGCTGGCCGAACTGTGGGCCTCCGCCCGGACCCTGCGCCTCGCGGACGGGCCCGACGAGGTGCATCAGCGGTCACTGGCCCGCCGCGAACTGAAGAAGCATCTTCAGTAG
- a CDS encoding phosphotransferase family protein, which translates to MRPAPPPGLDPERLRGHLDRALPGLVGGALDARLIEGGRSNLTYTVTDGTGRWVVRRPPLGHVLATAHDMRREYRVIAALHPTAVPVPEALLLCEDESVLGAPFYVMEYVAGTPYRTAEQLAPLGPARTRAAVLALVDTLVELHAVEPGAVGLADFGRPDGFLDRQLRRWGKQLDGSRSRELPGIDELHGALGRSLPRSPAPTVVHGDFRLDNVLIGEDDRIKAVLDWEMSTLGDPLTDLGLLVMYSAPLDLPGSPISTTAGAAGHPSAAELIERYAAGSGRDTSAIDWYTAFAWFKLAVILEGIHYRYTLGQTVGPGFDRIGDLVPVFIRHGLTTLQLQEG; encoded by the coding sequence ATGCGCCCAGCCCCGCCGCCCGGACTCGACCCCGAGCGGCTGCGCGGCCATCTCGACCGCGCGCTGCCCGGTCTGGTGGGCGGCGCGCTCGACGCGCGGCTGATCGAGGGCGGCCGGTCGAATCTGACGTACACCGTCACGGACGGCACCGGGCGCTGGGTGGTCCGCAGGCCGCCGCTCGGCCATGTGCTCGCCACCGCGCACGACATGAGGCGCGAGTACCGGGTGATCGCGGCCCTGCACCCGACGGCCGTGCCGGTGCCGGAAGCGCTGCTGCTGTGCGAGGACGAGTCGGTGCTCGGCGCGCCGTTCTACGTGATGGAGTACGTGGCGGGCACCCCGTACCGCACGGCCGAGCAGCTCGCCCCGCTCGGTCCCGCGCGCACCCGTGCCGCCGTCCTCGCGCTGGTCGACACCCTGGTCGAGCTGCACGCCGTCGAGCCCGGCGCGGTCGGCCTCGCGGACTTCGGACGCCCCGACGGTTTCCTCGACCGGCAGCTGCGCCGCTGGGGCAAGCAGCTCGACGGCTCGCGCAGCCGCGAACTGCCCGGGATCGACGAACTGCACGGGGCCCTCGGCCGGTCGCTGCCCCGCTCCCCCGCGCCCACCGTGGTCCACGGCGACTTCCGGCTCGACAACGTGCTCATCGGCGAGGACGACCGGATCAAGGCGGTGCTCGACTGGGAGATGTCCACGCTCGGCGACCCGCTGACCGATCTGGGGCTGCTGGTGATGTACAGCGCGCCGCTCGATCTGCCGGGCTCCCCGATCAGCACGACGGCCGGCGCGGCGGGCCATCCCTCCGCCGCCGAGCTGATCGAGCGGTACGCGGCGGGCTCGGGCCGGGACACCTCGGCCATCGACTGGTACACGGCCTTCGCCTGGTTCAAGCTCGCCGTGATCCTGGAGGGCATCCACTACCGCTACACCCTGGGGCAGACCGTGGGCCCCGGCTTCGACCGGATCGGTGATCTCGTCCCCGTCTTCATCCGGCACGGCCTCACCACCCTCCAGCTCCAGGAAGGCTGA
- a CDS encoding MBL fold metallo-hydrolase: protein MAATDPYTVRLTPEVYAYVQPDGGWCLNNAGFISDGESTLLVDTAATERRARALRETVLAAGVPLPRTVVNTHHHGDHTYGNGVFTPEAVVIGHDSCRSEQFAAGHQLHLMWPQNDFGDITITAPTVTYNDRLTVHVGGTEVRLIHPGPAHTIGDTIVHLPEQSIVFTGDLVFRGGTPFLAMGSLRGSLRALELLRSLDATHVVPGHGPIGDPSVYDGTERYLRYVGELAAKSHTKGLTPLEAARSADLGEFAAWRESERLVANVHRAYAELEGLPEGSPLDAAAVFADMTAMNGGVPVACHA from the coding sequence GTGGCCGCCACCGATCCGTACACCGTCCGCCTCACGCCCGAGGTGTACGCCTATGTCCAGCCGGACGGCGGCTGGTGTCTGAACAACGCGGGATTCATCAGCGACGGAGAGTCCACGCTGCTGGTCGACACGGCGGCCACCGAGCGGCGGGCGCGGGCGCTGCGGGAGACCGTGCTGGCGGCCGGGGTGCCGCTGCCGCGCACCGTCGTCAATACGCACCACCACGGCGATCACACCTACGGCAATGGCGTGTTCACGCCGGAAGCCGTCGTGATCGGCCATGACTCCTGCCGCAGCGAGCAGTTCGCGGCCGGGCACCAGCTGCATCTGATGTGGCCGCAGAACGACTTCGGCGACATAACGATCACCGCGCCGACCGTGACGTACAACGACCGGCTCACGGTCCATGTGGGCGGGACCGAGGTGCGGCTGATCCACCCGGGGCCGGCGCACACCATCGGTGACACGATCGTCCATCTGCCCGAGCAGTCCATCGTCTTCACCGGTGATCTGGTCTTCCGGGGCGGGACCCCGTTCCTGGCCATGGGTTCGCTGCGCGGGTCGCTGCGCGCGCTGGAGCTGCTGCGCTCGCTCGACGCGACCCATGTCGTGCCGGGCCACGGACCGATCGGTGATCCGTCGGTGTACGACGGGACGGAGCGCTATCTGCGGTACGTGGGCGAGCTGGCCGCCAAGAGCCACACCAAGGGCCTGACGCCGCTGGAGGCCGCACGGTCGGCGGATCTCGGGGAGTTCGCCGCGTGGCGGGAGAGCGAGCGGCTGGTGGCCAATGTCCACCGGGCGTACGCGGAGCTGGAGGGCCTGCCGGAGGGTTCGCCGCTCGACGCGGCGGCCGTGTTCGCGGACATGACCGCGATGAACGGCGGGGTCCCCGTGGCCTGTCACGCCTGA
- a CDS encoding winged helix-turn-helix transcriptional regulator, which produces MERVLADCRSRLGFDLLGNTWNPVVLHALAEGPRRPCELRAEIGGISAKVLTGTLRRLEGYALVERRAYTPPSPRVEYALTGLGRSFLEPIRALGRWSAEYGDAFVAAQGWDDG; this is translated from the coding sequence GTGGAAAGAGTGCTCGCGGACTGCCGGTCGAGGCTCGGCTTCGATCTGCTGGGGAACACCTGGAACCCGGTGGTTCTCCACGCGCTCGCGGAGGGGCCGCGCCGTCCGTGCGAACTGCGTGCGGAAATCGGCGGCATCAGCGCCAAGGTGCTCACCGGGACCCTTCGGCGGCTGGAGGGGTACGCGCTGGTCGAGCGCCGCGCGTACACGCCGCCGTCGCCCCGGGTCGAGTACGCGCTCACCGGTCTGGGCCGCAGCTTCCTGGAGCCGATCCGGGCGCTGGGCCGCTGGTCGGCCGAGTACGGCGACGCGTTCGTCGCGGCGCAGGGGTGGGACGACGGCTGA